DNA from Cystobacter fuscus DSM 2262:
TGCTCGGCTTCAGCGAGCGGCAGTACCGCCTCCGAGAGCAATGGAACGCCACGAGCGCCTCGCGCATCCACCAGGTTCCCCACCCCTTCGATGAGGGCCAGCGCGTGGAATGGTCGCCCGTGTGGTCCCTGACGCAGCGGAGGCGGCGCTACGTGCCCACGGCCTATTGTTATTACGGCTACTCGGACGGCGCTCCCGCCTTCTGCTGGGCGGACTCCAACGGGTGCGCCGCTGGCAACAGCCTGGAAGAGGCCATCCTCCAGGGCTTCCTCGAGCTGGCGGAGCGGGATGGGGTGGCCCTCTGGTGGTACAACCGGGTGCGCCGCCCGCTCGTTCGCCTGGAGGACTTCGACGAGCCGTACTTCCACGAGCTGGCCAGGTCCTACCAGCGCATGGGCCGCGAGTTCTGGGTCCTGGACCTCACGACCGATCTGGGCATCCCCACGTTCGCGGCCCTCTCGCGCGATATGACTCGTGCGCCCGAGCGGATCAGCATGGGCTTCGGCGCCCACCTGGAGGCCCGTCTCGGCATCCTCCGGGCGTTGACCGAGATGAACCAGTTCCTCCCGCTGCTGGAACTCTCGGCCGCGGGCGCTTCTCCTGGCGAGTCCGAGTTCACCCGGTGGCTCGAGACGGCCACCCTGGCCCAGCACCCGTATCTGGCTCCCTCGGAGGGGGCGCTCGCGGACACCGCCGCGTACCGGGCTCAACCCGGGAGCGAGGATCTTCGCGAGGACGTGGAGCACTGTGTCGAGAGGGCGCGGCGGCTCGGGCTGGAGACGCTGGTGCTCGACCAGACACGGCCTGATGTCGGTCTCTCGGTGGTCCGGGTCATCGTGCCCGGGTTGCGCCATATGTGGCCACGGCTGGGCCCCGGGCGTCTCCATGATGTCCCCGTGCGTCTGGGATGGCTGTCCCAGCCCACCCCCGAGGAGCAGCTCAATCCGGTGGGTATCTTCATCTGAATGCAGTCATCTGAATGCAGTCATCCGAGTGAAGGCCATGTCTGATTCCAGCTCCTCGTTCCTCCACGTTGCCTTCTCCGCTGGACTCCGCATCGAACAGGGCGAGGACGGTCCTCGGCTCTGGTCTCAGGATGAACCCCTCGCCCTGGGGGTCCTGCCACGGGCAATCTGGGATGCCTTCACATTGCTCGTGGGAGGGAGCGTTTCCGAGGAGGCACTCGTCGGGCAGGTGGAGCGGGCGGGAGGATTCCAGGCCGTGGTGTTCCTGCATGTCATCCTGGCGAAGCTCGCGCGGCGAGGCGCTCTTCGCTATCTCGTCCAGGGTCCCGTGGGAACACTCGCCACCCTGGAGCCGCTCTCTCCTCGGTTCGAGCTGTCGTCCCAGCCGCTGGCCTCGGTGCGGCGGCTCCGGCTCTCGCGCTTCGCGCATGTCCGGAGGGATGGAGAGGCGTTGGTCCTCGAGAGCCCTCGTGCTCATGGCCGGGTGGTGCTTGGCCATGCGGCCGCCCTGGCGCTCCTGGCCGGGCTCGCGATGCCCACGACGCCTGACGCCGCGGTGGAGCGGCTCGCTCCTCACGAAGTCCCCGCCGCCCTGACCCTGTTGGAACTCCTCTTCCGCACGGGCTTCGTCCTGGCCGCGGAGTCCGATGGGAGCACCGAGGAGGAGCGCCGCCCCGCCCTGGCCCTCTGGGAGTTTCACGATCTGCTCTTCCATGCGGGCTCCCGCCGACGGCTCTACGGGCGGCGCGTGGGCGGCACCTACCGTCTGGCGGGTACGGTCGCCCCGCTTCCCGCGGTCCCTCCTCCCTCCGAGCCGGCCATCGCGCTGCCCCGCCCGGATCTCGCGCTGCTGGCGCGGAGTGATCCACCCCTCGTCGAGGCCATGGAGCGCCGCCGCTCCCACCGGGAGCCTGGAGCGCGGGGCGTCACGCTCGCCCACCTGGGAGAGCTTCTGTTCCGGTGCGCGCGTGTGAGGCAGGTGCGTCCAGGCGAGCGCGATGAGGAGTCCAGTCGTCCCCATCCCTCCGGTGGCGCCCGCTATCCCCTGGAGACCTACGTCGTCGTGGGTCAGTGTGAGGGGCTGGAGCCCGGCCTCTATCATCATGATGCCGCCGGTCACCGGCTCGAGCAGCGCGGCGGGATGACTCCCACCGTGCGGGCCCTGCTGGCGGATGCCCAGGTGGGCTCGCATCCGCCGCGGGTGTTGTTGATCCTCGCGGCCCGGTTCGCACGGACTTCCTTCAAGTACGAGTCCATCGCCTACGCGCTCATCCTCAAGGAAGCGGGCGTCCTGCTCCAGTCCCTCTCACTGGCCGCCACGGCCATGGGACTCGCCGCCTGTGTGGTGGGGCGTGGTAACCCGGAACTTTTCGAGCACGCTGCCGCGACGGAGGGCGTGGCGGAGTCCTCGGTCGCGGAGTTCGCGATCCACGGATGTACTCCCGAGGGGCGGCCCTTGGCAGAGCCTCACTCCAGGCCCTAACGTCCGGCGCCGCCCAACAACGGAGAGACCGATGACCGCGGGGAGCGTTGGAGAGGCTGCCAGTTCCAGCAACGTGAGCACGCCTGACGAGATCTTCCCGCCGGGATACCGGCTCGGCCGGTATGAGATTCTTCAGCGCGTGGGCGTCGGCGGCATGGGAGTTGTCTATCAAGCGCGTGACACCGAGCGCGGCACGATCGTGGCGCTCAAGACATTGCACCGGCTGGAGCCAGGCGCGCTGCTGCGGCTGAAGAACGAGTTCCGGTTCATGGCGAACGTGAACCACCCGAACCTCGTGTCGCTCCATGAGCTGATGTCGGTGGACGATCGCTGGTTCTTCACCATGGAGTACATCGACGGGGAGGATTTCTGGGTGCGGCTGCAGCGGGCCGTCCAGGAGAACGCAGGGGCCACCGCCTTCCCGCCCTCCCACACGGTCACCTCCGTGAAGGACCTCAACCAGGACGCGACCGCCACCATGGCGAGTGTCCCGGAGTCCTCGCCCGGCTCGGAGAACGGCCCGGGCGCCGCGGCGTTCGCGGAGGCTCCGCCCCGGCCCCTGCTGCCAGCCGAGGAGATCCGGCACATCTTCCGGCAGATCGCCCTCGCCATCGACGCACTGCACTCCGCCAGGCGGCTCCACTGTGACATCAAGCCTCGCAACGTCCTCCTGGCGCGCGACGGGCGGGTGGTGCTCGTGGACTTTGGCCTGTCGAAGAACCGCGCGGAGCCGAGTGTGAGCGAGCTGGCCGGTACCCCCGCCTACATCTCACCCGAGCAGATCGCCGGGCTGCCCGCCTCCGAAGCCAGCGACTGGTTCTCCTTCGGGGTGATGCTCTACGAGACACTCACCGGGAGAAAGGCCTTCTCGCGCAGCCGGCTGATGGGGGCGAAGGCCCTGAGCGAGCCGCCGTCCCTTCCTCCCTCGAATGAGGTGCCGGAGGATCTGGGCACGCTGTGCCGCGCGCTGCTGCAGCGCGACCCCTCCCTGCGGCCCAAGGGGCACGAGGTGCTGGCCCTGCTGGGGCAGGCCACGGGCGCGCCACTCGAGGCGGCGTCTCGGGACGGCGGCTTGATTGGCCGCGAGGAGCACCTCGCCGCCCTGTGGGACGCCTACACGGCCGTGGGAATCGGCGGTCGGACGGTCGTCGTCCACGTCCACGGCCTGTCCGGCATGGGCAAGACGGCGCTCGTGCACCGCTTCTTCGCGGCCATCGGCGAGCAGCGGGGCGCCATCGTCCTCAGCGGGCGGTGCTACGAGCGCGAATCCGTCCCCTACAAGGCATTCGATCCGCTCATCGACGCGCTCGCCCGCTACCTGCAAACCCTGCCCCTGGCCGAGGCTCAGGCGCTGGCACCCCAGCACCTCCCCGAGCTGCTGCGCATCTTTCCCGTGCTGCGCCAGGTGGAGGCCTTCTCTCGCGTGGAGCCCAGCCCCACGGACTCGGGCCGAGATCAACAAGAGCTCCGCCTGCGAGCCTTCCGCGGATTCAAGGAGCTGTTGGCGCGCCTGGCCCAGAACAACCGGGTGGTCCTCCACATCGATGATCTCCAGTGGGGTGATCAGGACAGCATCATCGCGTTGGGCGAGTTGATCGATCCGCCGGACGCTCCGCGGCTGCTGCTGCTGTGCGGCTACCGCACGGGGGAAGGGGAGGCCGCGGGATTGCTCGTGGCGCACCGTGCACGCGGCGCCGTGTTGGAGAACCCGCTCGATGTGCGCGAGGTGGTCCTCGGTCCCCTCACGGAGGAGCAATCGCGTCAGCTCGCGGCCACCTTGCTTCAGGTGGACGTGACGGATCCCCGAGTTCACGCCATCGCCCGGGAGGCGCACGGGAGCCCCTTCTTCGTCGAGGAACTGGTTCAGTACACGCGCTCGCGGGGCGCACAGGGGCCAGAGCTGGCCTCGGTGTCGCTGGATCAGGTGGTGCTGAGCCGGGTGGCGCAACTGCCCGAGCACGTGCGCCGCCTCCTGGAGTTGGTGGCCGTGGCGGGCAGGCCGGTGGAGCAGGGGCTCGTGTCGGACGCGGCCGGGATTCAAACGGACCCGCAGGCCCCATGGACCCTCCTGCGCTCCACCAACCTGGTTCGCACCCGGGGGGCGCGGGCGGAGGATCTGGTGGAGTGCTATCACGATCGGATCCGTGAGAGCGTTTCCAACCACCTGCCGGCGCTGGTGCTCACGGGGCACCACCTGAAGCTCGCCACGCTCCTGGAGAACAGGGGAGGGGCGGAGCCGGAGATCCTGGCGCTGCACTTCCGGGGCGCCGGTGTACGCGAGAAGGCCGGGCGCTACGCGGCCATGGCTGGCGATCGCGCCGCGAGTGCGCTCGCGTTCGAGCGCGCCGCTCAACTGTACCGGGACGCGCTGGAGTGCCTGCCCGGGGAAGCGGCGTTGGTGGAGAAGCGGGCGGACGCGCTCGTCAACGCGGGCCGGTGCGCGGAGGCCGCGCCGCTGTATCTCGATGCGGCGCGGAATGCTCGACCCGAGGAGGCGCTCGAGTTGCGCCGACGCGCCGCCGAGCAGTACCTGATCAGCGGGTGCATGCGGGAGGGGACCGAGGTCCTCAGGCCGCTGGTGATCGAGCTGGGGCTGCCGTACCCGGCGACGATCCAGGAGGCGTTGCAGGGAATCATCGAGCACTCCATCCAGTTGCAGGGCGGAGGTTATCGGCTCAAGGAGCAGCCGGACGGAGCGGGCTCGCCGTCGTTGCTGCGCCAGGCGGATGTGGCCTGGAGCGCGTCCAAGGGCCTGGGCTCGGTGGACATCCTGCGAGGGGGCTACTACAGCACTCGCAGTACGCTGCTCTCCGCCCAGGCGGGAGACGCCCGGCGCACCGCGCGCGGGTTGGCCATTCTCGGGCTGGTCACCGTGGCGCGCGCCACGCCCGCGGATGTCGAGGCGGGCAACCACATGTTCGCCGAGGGCGAGCGCCTTCTGCGCGCTTTGGGCGACGAGCCGTATCTGACGGGTTTGTACAAGGTGACGCGTGGCACGGCGGAGATGTCGCTGGGTCACTGGCGTGTCGCGGAGCGCCTGCTCACGGAGGGCGACGAGCTCTTGCAGGAGCGCTGCGCGGGCATCGCGTGGGAGCTCAGCCAGGCACGCATGTGCGTCGTCTACTCGCTCTCCCAGCTGGGATTGCTCCGGGAGGCGGCGAGCCGGGGGAATCGCTGGCTGAGGAGCGCCGAGGAGACGGGGGATCTGTTCGGCGGGGTCTCGCTGGAGATCCACACGAGCGATGCCTTGCTGGCGGCGGATCAGCCGGAGGCCGCGCTCGAGCAGCTCCGGCGAGCGCTCTCCAAGTGGTCCTCGGAGTTGTTCACGCCCCAGAACCTGTATGGGGTCGTGGATTCGGCGAAGTGCGAGCTGTACAAGGGAGATGCCGCCGCGGCCTGGAAGGTCCTGGATGGCGCGTGGGAGACGGCGCTCGCCGCCAATGCCATGGGCTGGCAGTTCACCCGCGTGCAGGGACTGCACTTCCACGCGGGAGCCGCGCTGGCGCTGGCGTGTCAGCGGCCCTCGGAGCGGGAGCGGATGCTGGCGAGCGTCTCCCAGGATACGCAGCAGTTGCGGCAGGAGGGCCGGCACTACTCACGCGCGTCGGCCGCGCTCCTCCAGGCCGGCGTGGCCATGACGCGGGGACAGCCCGAGGAGGCGCTCCGTGAGCTGGAGGCGGCGATCGCGGGCTTCACCGAGGCGGACATGGCGCTCCATGTCGCTTGCGCGTGCTGGCACAAGGGGCGGTTGCTCGGCGGAGACGAGGGGCGGGCGCTCGTCGCCGAGGCGGAGGCCGTGATGCATGAGCAGGGCATCCGCCACGCCGAGCGCTGGGTGGACGTGTTCGCACCCGGCTTCTCCATGCGATGAGGGAAGAGCCCACGGCTCCGCTGCATGCCCGGGTGGCGCGACTCGCCTCCAGGGTGGCCCCGGCGGGTGCCGTGCCGGGGTGGGAGCGTGAACTCGCGCTCTGGTTGGAGGAGGCCTCGCGGGCCGAGGGCGAGGCCGTCATGGCCTGGAACGCCAGCCCGGAAGAGGCCGCGCTGGGACCGCTCCTCGTCGCCGCTGGTGCGGCCCTCACGCGCCAGCTCGCGCACGTGGACGTGAGAATGCTCCCTTCCGCGCATGGGGCGCTCGTGGGGCTCCTCTCCCGCCGTCTCGTGGCCGCGTGCGCCCAGGTGCTGGCGTACGAGCGCCGGGCCATCGAGGCCGTGTCCGGTGGCCCCGCTCCGCTCGATGCGAGCACGATGGGGTGGCTGCAGCGGCTGGAGGCGTACCCCGTCCTCGCCGCTCTTCTGACACGGCGCATGTTGGATTGGCGGGTGCATGTCGGCGAGATGCTGTCGCGGCTCGCCGTGGATTCGGAGCTGCTGGGGAGGACGCTCTTCCACGGTGCTCCCGTGCCGGTGCTCGCTGGCGTCCTTGGAGATCTCGGCGACCTGCACGGTGGCCGTTCGGTGGCGGTCCTCCAGTTCGAGGGAGGGCTTCGCGCCGTCTACAAGCCGAAGGATCTGCGCATCACGCGCGGGGTCCAGGAGTTCTGCGCCTTCCTGAACGAGCGGGGGCTGCCCCTGTCCTTGCACGTCCGCGAGGTCCTCTGCCGTGAAGGCTACACGTGGGAGGAGTTCGTTCCGGCGGGGCCCTGTGAGAGCGCCGCCGCGGCCGGGCGGTTCTATTTCCGTATGGGAATGCTCGTGCGCCTGCTGCAACTGTTGGAGGGGCGGGACTTCTGGCTCGACAACGTGGTGGCGGCGGGGGAGTTCCCGGTGCTCGTGGACCTGGAGATGGTGCTTCAACCCCGCCGGCGCATGTCCGCGGAGCCGCTGGCCTCGAGGTTGGCGGAGGAGCGCCTCCACGAGTCGGTGGCCCTGCTCGGCATCCTCGCCGCGCCTCTGGCCATTGCTCCGGGTGTCCCCGCGGAGGATGTCGGGGCGCTGGCGACGCCACGCGTTTTCATGAGCCCGTTACGGCGGGGCCACGCCCGCTGGACGCACGATGCGCATGCTCCGATGCTGGCGGGTGAGCCCGTGAGGGCCGTGGAGCACCTCGAGGCCCTCCTGGATGGGTACCGGGCGATGCACGCCCGGTTGTTCGCGAGCCGCCACGAGTTGCTCGAGGCCGGAAGTCCGCTCGCGCGGATGGCCGGGCCGCCCGTCCGGTACATCCACCGGGATACCTGGTCGTGTCACCGGCTCATCCAGGCCGGGTTGGCACCGGCGCTGCTGAGCCAGCAGGAGCGCCGCGAGGAGGCCTTCTCCAGTCTGCTCCGCGCGGCCCGTGCCCACCCGGAGGCGGAGGCGGAAGGCCGGGTGGTGCGGGCGGAGGTGGACGCCATGCGCTGGCTGGACGTGCCCTACTTCCTCTGTCATGCCGATAGCGATGCGCTGCTGGGCGCCGACGGGCAGTTGCTCCAGGCGGGCTTCTTCGAAGGCGATGCGTTCTCTCGTCTGCGGCGGCGCATCCGGGAACTGGATGTGTTTCCGCTCGGGCGGCATGAGGACTTGCTGCGCTCGACGCTCGCGACCGGACGGCATGCCCTGGCTCCTTTGGATCCGGTCCGGGCCGAAGAGGAGTCCTCCCCGGATTGGCTGGCGGAGGCCATCGGCGTCGGGGACACCCTGCTGGGTGAGGCGATCTCCGCGGGGGGCGCGTTGGCCTGGTTGGGAATGACATACCAGCCGCTCCACGATCTCTGGCAGTTGGATGTCCTGCCCGCGGACCTGCTGACGGGCTCGGCGGGAATCGCCCTCGTGCTCGCGAACCTCTACAGGGTGAGTGGCCTCGAGCGTTTCCGGGCCGCGGCACTTGGAGCGCTCGAGCCGGTGCGGTGGGCCGTTGCACATGCCGGCTCCTCCACCGCGCCTCTCATCGAGACCGGTGCGTTCCGTGGCCTTGGAGCACAGCTCCATGCGCTGCACCAATGCGGCATCGTCCTGGAGGCGCCGGAGCTTCAGGCGTTGGCGAGGACTCGTCTCGCCGCGCTTCCGCTGGAGGCACTCCTCGCGAGGACCTCTCTCGACGTGGTGTCGGGCATGACGGGCTTGCTGCTGGTCCTGCTCGCCTCCGATGAACTCGGGGCCGCTCGGCTCGTGGTCGAGGTGCTGGAGCAGCGGCTCGCGACGGGCGCCGTGCCTCCGCCGTGGCCGGGCTCTGGCACCTTGGACGGACTGCCTCCCCTGGCCGAAGGCCTGGAGCTGTGTGCCGGACGTGTGGAGAAGCGGCTCGGCTCGGCGCCGCGGTGGCGGCGCTTCGCGCCACGGGAGCGTGACACCCTCGGCGCCCTGCTGACCCGGCTCGCCATGGCGCGCGAACAAGGACAACCCGGCGGCTCGCTCCGTCCTCGAGTGCTGCGCGCGCTCGAGGAGGCTCACGCCGCGTCCTCGGTGGCCGTCCAGCTGGATGCCATCGAGCTCGCCCTGGACGCGGCCCAGACGTGGGAGGACGCCGCGCTCACCTCACGCGCACGGCGATTCGGGGCCGCACTGCTCGCGAGGCGCCGTCTCCGCGGGCGCTGGTTCCCCGAGCGCCTCGAGGCGGATGTGCATCAGCTCTCGGCCATCTGGGGGCTGTCCGCCGTGGCGCACGCCTTCCTGCGCCTGCACGAGCCTCGGGTGCCCTCGCCGCGGCTGCTCGCGCCGCCTTGAGTCAGCTCCCCGTGTTCGCGTGCTTCCGTGTGCCGGCGAGAGGCCAGGCGCCGAGGGCCTCCGCCAGTGCATCCCCGATGGGCGTTCCGAGGCCGGTGCAAGCATTCCAGGGAGTCTTGCTGGAGGCCGAGTAGCCACCGGTGCTCCCTTGAGTGACCGGCCGGATGACCTTCAGCTTCTTCGTCACGCAGAGCGAGTAGAGCAGGGGGTTGAGCCAGCCCACGCGCACATCCGGACCGTGATTGAGGGCCAGCCCCTGGTTGATGAGCAGCACGAGGGCCGCCCACATGGGCGCCGCCGCGCTCGTTCCACCGCCGACGGCGGGTTGGCCATCGAAGAAGATCTGGTAGCCCGTCAGCATGTCCGCGTTCGCCGCGACGTCGGGCGTGCCGCGGCCCGCGTAGCTGCTGGTCTCGGCGAGGGTGAACTTGTTCCACCGCCGGGTGATGGTGGGTCGCACCTGCGCGTTTCGCTGGTAGTTGGGGAGCGGGAACATCTTGCTGATGCCTCCACCGCTCGCCATGGAGAAGTGGATGGCGTCACACTGCTCCTCGTCGGCGCTCCAGAGCGTGTGCTCGTGGAGCCTGTTCCAGACCACTTCCTCCAGGATGTGGCCCTGACTCGCATGCAGGGTCGTTCCACCACAGCCCAGCACATAGGGGCTGGTGGCGGCGAAGTTGGCCGCGGGCGTCATGCAGGGGTTGCCTTGCTGGATGACGGGCGTCACCGAGCCATAGTCACCGGAGGAGGCGCAGATGGTGATTCCCTGGAGGGCCGCCAGCCGGAACAGCTCGTCGAAGATCTCGGCCTCCTCGGGGGTGGGCCCCCGGCCATCCACCTCGGGGAAGGACCAGCTCACCGACAGCACGGACGGCCTGTGTTTGGAGTCGAAGATGGCGCACTGGAGGATGTCGAAGTACTCCCGGAACCCCGCGCCCCGCGCATGGTAGACGGCGATGTCCGCCTGGGGGCAGAGCGCCGCCGCGATCTGGATGTCCTGGGTCACTTCCGCGTTGGGCAGCCAGGAGTCGTCGGGTGTGTCCTCGCCGATCTTGATGATCCTCGGCATCTCGACCCCAAGCGCCATGAAGTATGCCTTCATGTCCTGGTCGGAGTAGCTCCCCTCCAGCGCGATGATGCCCAGGCACTGTCCATCGCCAGTCAAGGGGGGGTACTGGTAGAGTTTGGCGACCTCGGACGGCGTATAGGAAATGGGCTGGAGCGGATCGGGGGCCCACTCCATGGAATCGAGGGCGGCCTCCATTTCCAAAGGCGCGGCGGTCTTCTTGGTGTGCGGCGGGGCCCTGTAGTGGAAGGACGGACGTGTGATGAGCCGGTCATCCAGTCCGAGGATCCACCGCACGCATTCACTGACGTCCGCGGAAACATGAAAGGTGAAGAACCCCCGCGCATCTTCCGTGACATGGAACGCGGCCCGAAGGGCTTCCACGTTGCCGGATACCTTGACGAAAGCGCCTCGACAACTGCACTCCAGGACCTTGAGCCCGGCGGCGACCGCGTAGCCCATGACCCGGAGGATGTCCTCGTGCGTGGCTCCGTACTCCGTCACGATGTCCTCCTGGGAGAGGTACTTTCGTTGCGCCGGGAGGGTGTGCTCCATCTCGACGAGGGCGGGCACCTGGTTGCGGCGGCGGAGGATGAACGTCACCGTGATGGGCGGGGTGTCTTGCGCGTCAGGCGAAGGGCGGACGGCGAGGCGCTCCTGGCTCAGACCCACTGCCTCTTTCGTGGACCGTGGACCGGTAGGACGGAGCTTCGAGGAAAGAGCGAGCTTGTGTTGAGGGCCGATGACAGCCCGGGTCCGCGATGCGTGAGGTGCCATGCTCGCGAGCATATGCGAACTTCGCACCGTGTCGCCGGACGGCGCCGGAGCTGAACAAGTCAACCCTTCCTTCCGAGGATGCCCGGCGGGGAAGTAGGCCAGGGGCGGGGTTGCGCTATGGTCGCGAGGCGTGTCCTCCGCCTCTGTCCGCCCATGAACGTCGTCTTCATCTCGCCCCGCTTTCCGTCCCGGTTCTTCCACTTCGGTGGCCACGAGGTGAGGCGTTGCTTCACCGCGCAAGGCGTTGGCCTGGCGTTCCTCGCACTGGCCTGGCTCCTGCTTCTGCCCGCGCAGGTGGCCGCGTCCTCCAGGGCGGACATGCCGGGGACAGTGCCCTCTTGTGCGGGACAGGTCCTCCCTCCAGGCTGGCCCGACTTCTCCTCTGATGACCGTCAGGAGTTGCTGGCGCCCTTCCTCGCCTGCTCCTCCCCCGCCGACTTCCTCGCCTTGCAGCAGCGCGTGGACATGCCCCGGCTGGTGATGCGGCTGGACGATTGGCGCGCCGTACGGCTCGGCTCGTTGGGGCCAGTGCGCGAGGAGGCCGCCGGACTGCTCAACCGCAAGCGCACCTCCTTCCTGCTCCAGTCTCCCGAGCGCTATGGCGCGGCCAATGCCGAGGTTCTCGCCCACTTCGTCCTCGACTCGTCCCATGACGACGACTTGCGCGACATCCTCTCCCTGCTGGCTCGGGACAAGCGGCTCCAGGAAGTGCTGGAGCTGTTGCCCTCGCTGGGCCCGGCGCTGGAGGAGAGGGAAATCAAGCCTTCGGCCCACGCGGAGCGGGACTTCCAATGGAGCGACGTGGGCCGAGGCCTGGCCCGCGCGGGCAAGGATGCGCTGTCCACCATTCCCCTGGTGGACGGAGCCCAGTCGCGGCTCATGGAACTCTCCACGATTCGGGCCCAGTTGCCGCCGCCCTATCAAGAGGCGCTCGACGTGGTGGAGAGCGAGCAGCTCGCGCGGCGGTTCTCGAAGGGCCACCTGGCGGTGGGTTTGCTGGACCACATGACCTTCGGTGTTCCGCTGGGCTTCTACAGCCTGGTGGCCGGAACGGGTCACGGCGTGTATGTGCTGGGGCAGGGCCGTTACGAGCAGGCCGTGCGTGAGTTGACGCCCGCGGTCCTGCTGGTGACCGTGTACGCGGGGGGAAAGGGGGCGCGCTTCCTGTCCGAGGCCCGGGGGAGTGCGGGGGTTGGGACGCGGGTGCCGAGCGGGTTGGAAGTGATGGAGTCACGCGTCAAGGGCTTCCAGGAACTGGCGCGGCAGTGGAAGGCCAGACTGGGTGTGGACGGCCTGC
Protein-coding regions in this window:
- the lanM gene encoding type 2 lanthipeptide synthetase LanM codes for the protein MREEPTAPLHARVARLASRVAPAGAVPGWERELALWLEEASRAEGEAVMAWNASPEEAALGPLLVAAGAALTRQLAHVDVRMLPSAHGALVGLLSRRLVAACAQVLAYERRAIEAVSGGPAPLDASTMGWLQRLEAYPVLAALLTRRMLDWRVHVGEMLSRLAVDSELLGRTLFHGAPVPVLAGVLGDLGDLHGGRSVAVLQFEGGLRAVYKPKDLRITRGVQEFCAFLNERGLPLSLHVREVLCREGYTWEEFVPAGPCESAAAAGRFYFRMGMLVRLLQLLEGRDFWLDNVVAAGEFPVLVDLEMVLQPRRRMSAEPLASRLAEERLHESVALLGILAAPLAIAPGVPAEDVGALATPRVFMSPLRRGHARWTHDAHAPMLAGEPVRAVEHLEALLDGYRAMHARLFASRHELLEAGSPLARMAGPPVRYIHRDTWSCHRLIQAGLAPALLSQQERREEAFSSLLRAARAHPEAEAEGRVVRAEVDAMRWLDVPYFLCHADSDALLGADGQLLQAGFFEGDAFSRLRRRIRELDVFPLGRHEDLLRSTLATGRHALAPLDPVRAEEESSPDWLAEAIGVGDTLLGEAISAGGALAWLGMTYQPLHDLWQLDVLPADLLTGSAGIALVLANLYRVSGLERFRAAALGALEPVRWAVAHAGSSTAPLIETGAFRGLGAQLHALHQCGIVLEAPELQALARTRLAALPLEALLARTSLDVVSGMTGLLLVLLASDELGAARLVVEVLEQRLATGAVPPPWPGSGTLDGLPPLAEGLELCAGRVEKRLGSAPRWRRFAPRERDTLGALLTRLAMAREQGQPGGSLRPRVLRALEEAHAASSVAVQLDAIELALDAAQTWEDAALTSRARRFGAALLARRRLRGRWFPERLEADVHQLSAIWGLSAVAHAFLRLHEPRVPSPRLLAPP
- a CDS encoding S53 family peptidase; translated protein: MGLSQERLAVRPSPDAQDTPPITVTFILRRRNQVPALVEMEHTLPAQRKYLSQEDIVTEYGATHEDILRVMGYAVAAGLKVLECSCRGAFVKVSGNVEALRAAFHVTEDARGFFTFHVSADVSECVRWILGLDDRLITRPSFHYRAPPHTKKTAAPLEMEAALDSMEWAPDPLQPISYTPSEVAKLYQYPPLTGDGQCLGIIALEGSYSDQDMKAYFMALGVEMPRIIKIGEDTPDDSWLPNAEVTQDIQIAAALCPQADIAVYHARGAGFREYFDILQCAIFDSKHRPSVLSVSWSFPEVDGRGPTPEEAEIFDELFRLAALQGITICASSGDYGSVTPVIQQGNPCMTPAANFAATSPYVLGCGGTTLHASQGHILEEVVWNRLHEHTLWSADEEQCDAIHFSMASGGGISKMFPLPNYQRNAQVRPTITRRWNKFTLAETSSYAGRGTPDVAANADMLTGYQIFFDGQPAVGGGTSAAAPMWAALVLLINQGLALNHGPDVRVGWLNPLLYSLCVTKKLKVIRPVTQGSTGGYSASSKTPWNACTGLGTPIGDALAEALGAWPLAGTRKHANTGS
- a CDS encoding protein kinase domain-containing protein, encoding MSTPDEIFPPGYRLGRYEILQRVGVGGMGVVYQARDTERGTIVALKTLHRLEPGALLRLKNEFRFMANVNHPNLVSLHELMSVDDRWFFTMEYIDGEDFWVRLQRAVQENAGATAFPPSHTVTSVKDLNQDATATMASVPESSPGSENGPGAAAFAEAPPRPLLPAEEIRHIFRQIALAIDALHSARRLHCDIKPRNVLLARDGRVVLVDFGLSKNRAEPSVSELAGTPAYISPEQIAGLPASEASDWFSFGVMLYETLTGRKAFSRSRLMGAKALSEPPSLPPSNEVPEDLGTLCRALLQRDPSLRPKGHEVLALLGQATGAPLEAASRDGGLIGREEHLAALWDAYTAVGIGGRTVVVHVHGLSGMGKTALVHRFFAAIGEQRGAIVLSGRCYERESVPYKAFDPLIDALARYLQTLPLAEAQALAPQHLPELLRIFPVLRQVEAFSRVEPSPTDSGRDQQELRLRAFRGFKELLARLAQNNRVVLHIDDLQWGDQDSIIALGELIDPPDAPRLLLLCGYRTGEGEAAGLLVAHRARGAVLENPLDVREVVLGPLTEEQSRQLAATLLQVDVTDPRVHAIAREAHGSPFFVEELVQYTRSRGAQGPELASVSLDQVVLSRVAQLPEHVRRLLELVAVAGRPVEQGLVSDAAGIQTDPQAPWTLLRSTNLVRTRGARAEDLVECYHDRIRESVSNHLPALVLTGHHLKLATLLENRGGAEPEILALHFRGAGVREKAGRYAAMAGDRAASALAFERAAQLYRDALECLPGEAALVEKRADALVNAGRCAEAAPLYLDAARNARPEEALELRRRAAEQYLISGCMREGTEVLRPLVIELGLPYPATIQEALQGIIEHSIQLQGGGYRLKEQPDGAGSPSLLRQADVAWSASKGLGSVDILRGGYYSTRSTLLSAQAGDARRTARGLAILGLVTVARATPADVEAGNHMFAEGERLLRALGDEPYLTGLYKVTRGTAEMSLGHWRVAERLLTEGDELLQERCAGIAWELSQARMCVVYSLSQLGLLREAASRGNRWLRSAEETGDLFGGVSLEIHTSDALLAADQPEAALEQLRRALSKWSSELFTPQNLYGVVDSAKCELYKGDAAAAWKVLDGAWETALAANAMGWQFTRVQGLHFHAGAALALACQRPSERERMLASVSQDTQQLRQEGRHYSRASAALLQAGVAMTRGQPEEALRELEAAIAGFTEADMALHVACACWHKGRLLGGDEGRALVAEAEAVMHEQGIRHAERWVDVFAPGFSMR
- a CDS encoding SagB family peptide dehydrogenase; its protein translation is MSDSSSSFLHVAFSAGLRIEQGEDGPRLWSQDEPLALGVLPRAIWDAFTLLVGGSVSEEALVGQVERAGGFQAVVFLHVILAKLARRGALRYLVQGPVGTLATLEPLSPRFELSSQPLASVRRLRLSRFAHVRRDGEALVLESPRAHGRVVLGHAAALALLAGLAMPTTPDAAVERLAPHEVPAALTLLELLFRTGFVLAAESDGSTEEERRPALALWEFHDLLFHAGSRRRLYGRRVGGTYRLAGTVAPLPAVPPPSEPAIALPRPDLALLARSDPPLVEAMERRRSHREPGARGVTLAHLGELLFRCARVRQVRPGERDEESSRPHPSGGARYPLETYVVVGQCEGLEPGLYHHDAAGHRLEQRGGMTPTVRALLADAQVGSHPPRVLLILAARFARTSFKYESIAYALILKEAGVLLQSLSLAATAMGLAACVVGRGNPELFEHAAATEGVAESSVAEFAIHGCTPEGRPLAEPHSRP